In Mammaliicoccus sp. Marseille-Q6498, the genomic stretch TTAATTAATCGCCAAGTAGAAGGGCAAGAAAGAGAAAAATTAATCGAAGAAGCACAATCATTTTCAAAACTTACGTTGAACCCTTGGAGTTTATCTGACTTAGAATTAATCGCTATTGGTGGATTCAGTCCGTTAACAGGCTTTTTAGGTGAGAAAGACTACGTTAGTGTTGTAGAAAATTTACGTCTTGATAACGGTTTAGTATGGAGTATTCCAATTACTTTACCTGTAACTGAAGAAGAAGCGAACGAACTAGAAATTGGTTCAAATATCGCATTATACGGTGAAGATCATCATCTATATGGTGTGTTGAAACTTGAAGAAAAATACACTTACGATAAAGCTAAAGAAGCACAAAACGTATATGGTACAACAGATGTAGACCATCCAGGTGTTAAACGCGTTTACGAAAAAGGTAGTGTATACCTTGCAGGACCTATTCAATTAGTAGACCGTCCTAAACATGATGAATTTAGTGACTTCCATTTAGATCCAACTGAAACAAGAGCACTTTTCAAAGAACTAGGTTGGAAAACAGTAGTCGGTTTCCAAACAAGAAATCCTGTACACCGTGCACACGAATATATTCAAAAAATTGCACTAGAATCAGTAGACGGATTATTGTTAAATCCTTTAGTAGGTGAAACAAAATCAGATGACATTTCAGCTGAAATCAGAATGGAAAGTTATCAAGTTATTTTAAAACATTATTATCCAGAAGAAAGAACAAGACTTGTTATTTATCCTGCAGCAATGCGTTATGCAGGTCCAAGAGAAGCGATTTTACATGCATTAGTACGTAAAAACTACGGCTGTACGCATTTC encodes the following:
- the sat gene encoding sulfate adenylyltransferase: MVSTTQNSKETIKPHGGTLINRQVEGQEREKLIEEAQSFSKLTLNPWSLSDLELIAIGGFSPLTGFLGEKDYVSVVENLRLDNGLVWSIPITLPVTEEEANELEIGSNIALYGEDHHLYGVLKLEEKYTYDKAKEAQNVYGTTDVDHPGVKRVYEKGSVYLAGPIQLVDRPKHDEFSDFHLDPTETRALFKELGWKTVVGFQTRNPVHRAHEYIQKIALESVDGLLLNPLVGETKSDDISAEIRMESYQVILKHYYPEERTRLVIYPAAMRYAGPREAILHALVRKNYGCTHFIVGRDHAGVGDYYGTYDAQELIAQYEDEIDIQIFKFEHAFFCTVCDNMTTAKTCPHDKSNHVHLSGTKVREKLRNGEQLPKEFSRPEVADVLIKGLKQN